The Pseudomonas sp. IAC-BECa141 genome contains the following window.
CTTTCTGGGCTTTGTATCTGCCGCACACCGTCGGCATGGTCACGGCTTTCTGCCTGGGACTGGCCGAGGACGTGCTGCAGGGCGACCTGCTCGGTCAGAATGCCTTGATCCTGACCCTGATCACATTCCTGGTGCTTTCATTGCAGCAACGTCTGCGAATGTTCCCGATGTGGCAGCAAAGCCTGGTGATTCTGGTGATCTTCGGCCTTGCCCAGCTGGTACAGCTTTGGCTCAGTGCCTTGACCGGCAACCGTCAGCCGACTCTCGCGCTGGTCCTGCCGGCACTGGTCAGTGCCTTGCTCTGGCCATGGGTCAGCTTCGCTCTGCGTGGATTGCGCCGTCGCTACAAAATCAACTGATCGCTCAGGCATTTGCCCGTACCAGTGCTTGCCTCGCAAATGAAGAGCTTTTTGAGCGAGTGGCTGTTGTTGCCAGACAAGGCGCCGTGACGAGTCATAGCGTGCTATGGCGAGGAGCGGCAACGCAGTAGGCAACACCAGACGCCGACCAAAGGGAACAGCATTTGCGAGGCCGGGCACCAAACAGGGAGATGTCTTGATGAAGCCGCTTTACCTCGCCTCAGGATCGCCGCGTCGGCGTGAATTGCTCACGCAGATCGGCATCCCGTTTACCGCCATCAGCGCGGATATCGATGAAACCCCTCTAGCCCATGAATCCCCATCGGCCTACGTCGAGCGCCTGGCGCGCGGCAAGGCCGAAGCCGGGCGGCGCACGGTCGTTTCCGATGTGGCGTTTTGCGTACTGGGCGCCGACACCGCCGTGGTGCTGGACGGCAAAATTCTTGGCAAACCGGTGGACGAAGCCGATGCATGCGCCATGCTGATGATGCTGTCCGGAAAGGAGCACGAGGTGCTGACGGCGATTGCCGTGCTCGACGGCGAGCGCTGCGAGTCGCGTGTGGTGCGCAGTCTGGTGCGGTTCCGGTCGATCAGCCGCGAAGAAGCCGCCGCCTACTGGGCCAGCGGCGAGCCTCGGGACAAGGCGGGTGGCTACGGCATTCAGGGGCTCGGCGCGGTGTTCGTTGCCGGCCTCAATGGCAGTTACTCGGCGGTCGTCGGCTTGCCGGTGTGCGAAAGCGCAGAACTGCTCGGCCATTTCGGCATACCCTGTTGGCAAACCCTGAACGCGCAATGAGCGTCGAACGGAAAAGATGCGGCCATAATCGTGAACATGCCTGAACGAGACCCTGCCATGAGTGAAGAGATTCTGATCAACATCACGCCGATGGAATCGCGCGTGGCGGTGGTCGAAAACGGTGTGCTGCAAGAAGTGCACGTCGAGCGTACGCAAAAACGCGGGATCGTTGGCAACATCTATAAAGGCAAGGTGGTGCGCGTCCTGCCGGGCATGCAGGCGGCATTCGTCGACATCGGTCTGGATCGCGCAGCTTTCATTCACGCCTCGGAAATTTCCCTGCGCGAAGGCCCGGCGGTGGAAAGCATCAGCGCCCTTGTGCACGAAGGCCAGAGCCTGGTGGTTCAAGTCACCAAGGATCCGATCGGTTCCAAAGGCGCGCGGCTGACCACGCAACTGTCGATTCCGTCGCGCTATCTGGTGTACATGCCGCGCACCGCCCACGTCGGCATTTCCCTGAAAATTGAAGACGAAGCCGAGCGCGAACGTCTCAAACAGGTGGTCAGCGATTGCGTGGCCAAAGAAGGCATCAAGGAGGCCGGCGGCTTCATTCTGCGCACTGCCGCCGAAGGTGCCGGGGCCGATGAGATCCTGATGGACATCCGCTACCTGCGCCGCCTCTGGGATCAGATCAACGAACAGATCAAGACCATCGGCGCACCGAGCGTCATCTACGAAGACCTCGGCCTGGCGCTGCGCACCCTGCGCGATCTGGTCAGCCCGAAGATCGAGAAGATCCGCATCGACTCCCGGGAAACCTTCCAGAAGACCACGCAGTTCGTTGCCGAACTGATGCCGGAAATCGCCGATCGTCTGGAGCACTACCCGGGTGAACGGCCGATCTTCGATCTTTATGGCGTCGAGGATGAAATCCAGAAAGCCCTGGAGCGCAAGGTGCCGCTGAAGTCCGGTGGCTATCTGGTGATCGACCCGGCGGAAGCCATGACCACCATCGATGTGAACACCGGGGCGTTTGTCGGTCATCGCAACCTCGAAGAGACCATCTTCAAGACCAACCTCGAAGCCGCGACCGCGATCGCCCGGCAGATGCGCCTGCGCAACCTGGGCGGGATCATCATCATCGACTTCATCGACATGGAAGATGAAGAGCATCAGCGTCAGGTGCTGCGTACTCTGGAGAAACAGCTGGAGCGCGATCACGCCAAGACCAACATCATCGGTATCACCGAGTTGGGTTTGGTGCAGATGACGCGCAAGCGCACCCGCGAAAGTCTCGAGCAAGTGCTGTGCGAACCGTGCAGCAGCTGTCAGGGCCGGGGCAAGCTGAAAACCCCGGAAACCATTTGCTACGAGATTTTCCGCGAGATCCTGCGTGAAGCCCGGGCCTATCAGGCCGAGGGTTATCGGGTGCTGGCGAACCAGAAAGTGGTGGATCGCCTGCTCGATGAAGAGTCCGGTAACGTGGCCGAGCTTGAAGGTTTCATCGGGCGCACCATACGCTTTCAGGTGGAAACCATGTATTCCCAGGAACAATATGACGTGGTGCTGCTCTGAATCCCTGCGTCACCCTTTTCCTGAAACGGCTGGCCTCAGCTTTTTGCAGTATTTTTGCCATGGGAGCCAACTGACATGGAACGTCTGACACGCATTTTGGCCGCACTGACCCGCTGGGGTC
Protein-coding sequences here:
- the mreD gene encoding rod shape-determining protein MreD, which encodes MVGATASRNGWIVWLTFIVGILLSVSPLPIFMEILRPLWLALLLTFWALYLPHTVGMVTAFCLGLAEDVLQGDLLGQNALILTLITFLVLSLQQRLRMFPMWQQSLVILVIFGLAQLVQLWLSALTGNRQPTLALVLPALVSALLWPWVSFALRGLRRRYKIN
- a CDS encoding Maf family protein, which translates into the protein MKPLYLASGSPRRRELLTQIGIPFTAISADIDETPLAHESPSAYVERLARGKAEAGRRTVVSDVAFCVLGADTAVVLDGKILGKPVDEADACAMLMMLSGKEHEVLTAIAVLDGERCESRVVRSLVRFRSISREEAAAYWASGEPRDKAGGYGIQGLGAVFVAGLNGSYSAVVGLPVCESAELLGHFGIPCWQTLNAQ
- the rng gene encoding ribonuclease G: MSEEILINITPMESRVAVVENGVLQEVHVERTQKRGIVGNIYKGKVVRVLPGMQAAFVDIGLDRAAFIHASEISLREGPAVESISALVHEGQSLVVQVTKDPIGSKGARLTTQLSIPSRYLVYMPRTAHVGISLKIEDEAERERLKQVVSDCVAKEGIKEAGGFILRTAAEGAGADEILMDIRYLRRLWDQINEQIKTIGAPSVIYEDLGLALRTLRDLVSPKIEKIRIDSRETFQKTTQFVAELMPEIADRLEHYPGERPIFDLYGVEDEIQKALERKVPLKSGGYLVIDPAEAMTTIDVNTGAFVGHRNLEETIFKTNLEAATAIARQMRLRNLGGIIIIDFIDMEDEEHQRQVLRTLEKQLERDHAKTNIIGITELGLVQMTRKRTRESLEQVLCEPCSSCQGRGKLKTPETICYEIFREILREARAYQAEGYRVLANQKVVDRLLDEESGNVAELEGFIGRTIRFQVETMYSQEQYDVVLL